In Ptiloglossa arizonensis isolate GNS036 chromosome 6, iyPtiAriz1_principal, whole genome shotgun sequence, a single window of DNA contains:
- the LOC143148574 gene encoding uncharacterized protein LOC143148574, translated as MGTMRNNFTAAFVLLLVLMLPTSQSLPRGKENSFKRNSLADTLTPKTRSAATTYECLFVDENLPTCDVKWMLESDEEDTDSSSDHKKQDLDLQRDKITELPIQRTKFDASAMTQVVVYTFEGCLPPIHHDRLRFLMPFCEGISLDKVVGVERFYPFAMKGVKKPPLVFPEVTRDQWLRMMTRLRNHVSSKARKFERPADLDGGNRERI; from the exons ATGGGAACAATGAGGAACAATTTTACCGCTGCCTTTGTGCTCCTGCTGGTGCTGATGCTTCCGACGAGTCAATCTCTTCCGCGTGGCAAAGAAAATTCCTTCAAGAGAAACAGTTTAGCCGACACTTTAACCCCGAAGACTCGATCGGCCGCGACGACGTACGAGTGCCTCTTCGTGGACGAGAATCTGCCGACCTGCGACGTCAAATG GATGCTAGAGTCGGACGAGGAGGACACGGATTCGTCGAGCGATCACAAGAAGCAAGATTTGGATCTGCAGCGTGACAAAATTACGGAATTACCTATTCAAAGGACGAAATTCGACGCTTCCGCCATGACACAAGTTGTGGTTTACACATTCGAAGGTTGTTTGCCACCGATACATCACGATAG GCTACGCTTTTTGATGCCTTTCTGCGAGGGAATTTCACTGGACAAGGTCGTGGGCGTGGAGAGATTTTATCCCTTCGCGATGAAGGGTGTGAAGAAACCGCCGCTCGTGTTTCCGGAAGTGACTCGTGACCAATGGTTGCGCATGATGACGCGACTTCGGAATCATGTTTCGTCGAAGGCACGCAAA TTCGAACGACCTGCTGATCTCGATGGAGGTAATCGTGAAAGAATTTAG